One Mercurialis annua linkage group LG3, ddMerAnnu1.2, whole genome shotgun sequence DNA window includes the following coding sequences:
- the LOC126671289 gene encoding uncharacterized protein LOC126671289 isoform X1: MSKIAMKRELLDKWRAIEEEEEQNDDDNPIKLRRLHQRKEQWFLETFNYLISLPKDHSNHIWCGYSELMGPLLETFYNYFKDDRPDSPLRLLWKRMSDEMRECVQCISQHHQAQQFYDLNYDSSSIGPLLEVLRVLDEERLTLHLQEINARLKKHEYDPLCDNAQVVSLMYEVLMFPVLLDDQSLFTEFELFIEAVDDMHELALAGHQQFPGVYALLFCNRRVRTVGRRLARSMEKLRRATDMEPLQPLLNKFIGFLETEALPSASKNSRPRAQLERLSIWLGITSLLEFLEPPAFEEGILENYPIFFDIVLNHVGGDSAEFSHAVSCLKELFKMLGCKLWLRSTLSPSVMRNTLLGQCFHTRNEKIHKDIFDLFPPFLQSLEALQDGEHEKQRRHFLYFLLHQVPASNNFNVLTRKLACKIALLIIHRGYKMNPPCPPVECAHMWGPSLVSCLKDSSLHNSLRQPAFDLVQTIIVSDAAALITALFNNRIPMGIDRSSSFDLNDCDDDGNYGFHFSSDVEENDDSCWREFSVQNKITSQEYIGWMCIPMLWIDVLVDIDPSILPESFLKAVFWSRFRFTMVEPESNAEMTLAVRSWLSSLATEVSTSFGWKVPTGFDDGGGGKESKNSVRVSIMHLQLIRIFKRLTGHFVVQMGQGKLRKQWTWEPRMAESLILSLFDSNDSVRQVGKCLLEQVSNTKGLACGLKFLCSSGSSMSATFLGLKHALKVVQLDSVISEFQILQQFFFILRKLIKEEDLPDPDLSENLNIKKYSSGGGFLTPPVFSSLPMHIDGPSSNIDLKLQENFRCLLSEASWASIRKCLVEGKRFIDYSLCQMTCVRVLEILPDVFARLCQSHKTTSRVSRKIVENALDFVWLHDLIYWGRSSLKVVVVYWKRTVTSLLTLLKESCSDISAMTLRAIENLISCDTVNVDQLMEQVSRLHVSLSKEVSSDGRMPILEPKALLSEDLPSMKRYSDSDALAVNVEDTNIQTADSVSVANRNETSTVIVLSDDEVDRQILHPTAIKPSADSGHVQLVSQIVAPTPDQSTLVIDTTKEEFYNFKSSRDLLTEQKDVSDITDFTAQGQDSCKLKGEPPVSFKLKGQDNKRDGIKPKIKLKDAFSSDCKVSSKNSFDVSVSVRTADKTCHNLVSESRDSILKEIVCDANDDLSMRQKPSLLEKLSVSGPKRQVIQLQAPAGNRFGSSQRMEAGVKRFKPPSLDDWYRPILEINYFEAVGLASASENDNQTVGRLKEVPVCFQSPEQYVDVFRPLVLEEFKAQLNASFMEMSSWDDMYYGNLSVLSVERVDNFHLVRFVHDDSDSASSKIFSENDLVLLTKEAPQSNLHDVHMVGKVERRERDNKRRASILLIRFYFLNGSSRLNQARRQLLERSKWHASRIMSITPQLREFQVLSSIKGIPILSAILKPINDSPGYNESSQLALGRLSQPLQQALKASFNDSQLEAIRVAIGLRNSKKDFELSLIQGPPGTGKTRTIVAIVSGLLASLQGTNEAKNSLNGRPKQFNASCTMNSRPKISQSVVLAKAWQDAALARQLNEDAGRNEKSLAGSMKQRVLICAQSNAAVDELVSRITSGGLYGSDGKMYKPYIVRVGNAKTIHQNSIPYFIDTLVDHRLSEELMNLSHAKNDSSTVAALRSNLEKLVDRIRYYEATRANLQDGDLGLKHSLDDETLKGDDVKGMSDAELHVKLQKLYEQKKQIFKDLSTAQAHEKKTNAEIKNLKHKLRKSILKEAEIVVTTLSGCGGDLYGVCSETMSSYKFGNPSEHSLFDAVIIDEAAQALEPATLIPLQLLKSYGTKCIMVGDPKQLPATVLSNIASKFLYECSMFERLQKAGHPVTMLTKQYRMHPEICRFPSLHFYDGKLLNGENMSTKLASFHETEGLGPYAFYDVIDGQELRGKNSAASSLYNEREADAAVELLRFFKKSYPLDFEGHRIGIITPYKSQLSHLRSRFSSVFGSSVVADMEFNTVDGFQGREVDILILSTVRAAKSGSHVNGVNSSGIGFVADVRRMNVALTRAKLSLWIFGNMRTLQSNFNWSALIKDAKERNLVIPVKRPYNSFRTVLMDVCPLENSNKHSRHAKHTENVRETGKSSKQMKHKMQEVVERNPKHVDDNNNISAKKNIVHNRKTRDRDDHDIPSGDTNGENRMSKNSKSSNSRDCFRDSENKCSDKSEKKLNSEDPHRSRKKHRNFEASTSAAEDSVKGMGVDGGASDLKGASEDLVSKRKQQRQAVDAILCSSLISSNKSERSKKIVPTKRPLNPSSIVRSGIRPAKTRKGPSEPPSESSAQPKSRKSYLG; encoded by the exons ATGTCAAAGATTGCAATGAAGAGAGAGCTCTTAGATAAATGGAGAGCCATCGAAGAAGAAGAGGAACAAAACGACGACGACAACCCCATTAAACTACGTCGTCTTCACCAGCGCAAAGAACAATG GTTTTTAGAAAcgtttaattatttgattagttTACCTAAAGATCATAGTAATCATATATGGTGTGGCTACTCGGAATTAATGGGGCCGTTATTGGAGacattttacaattattttaaagatGATCGGCCGGATTCGCCTCTGCGGCTTTTGTGGAAGAGAATGTCTGATGAAATGAGGGAGTGTGTCCAATGTATATCTCAGCATCATCAGGCTCAACAATTTTATGACCTGAATTATGATTCTTCTTCAATTGGTCCGCTTCTCGAGGTGCTTCGAGTACTTGATGAGGAGAGGTTGACTCTTCACTTGCAAGAGATTAATGCTAGACTGAAGAAGCATGAGTATGATCCTCTTTGCGATAATGCTCAAGTTGTTAGTCTCATGTATGAG GTTTTGATGTTTCCTGTCTTGCTGGATGACCAGTCCTTATTTACTGAATTTGAATTGTTTATTGAAGCGGTAGATGATATGCACGAGCTGGCTTTGGCTGGGCATCAACAGTTTCCG GGTGTTTATGCATTGCTCTTTTGCAATAGAAGAGTAAGGACTGTTGGTCGTCGTTTGGCTCGATCTATGGAAAAATTGAG GAGAGCAACAGATATGGAACCTTTGCAGCCTTTGCTAAACAAATTTATTGGGTTTTTGGAGACAGAAGCACTACCATCAGCTTCTAAAAATTCAAGGCCAAGAGCGCAGCTGGAGCGTCTATCTATATGGCTTGGAATCACCTCTTT GCTTGAGTTCCTAGAACCTCCTGCTTTTGAAGAAGGGATACTGGAGAACTATcccattttttttgatattgtgCTCAACCATGTCGGTGGTGATTCAGCTGAATTTTCTCATGCAGTCAGCTGTTTGAAAGAGCTCTTCAAAATGCTTG GTTGTAAGCTTTGGCTGAGGTCTACATTATCTCCAAGTGTGATGAGGAACACATTATTGGGCCAGTGTTTCCACACTCGAAATGAGAAAATACATAAAGATATTTTCGATCTATTTCCACCTTTCCTTCAG TCACTTGAGGCTCTGCAAGATGGGGAGCATGAAAAGCAACGCAGACATTTTCTCTATTTTCTTCTCCATCAAGTTCCCGCGAGCAACAACTTCAATGTTCTTACCAGAAAATTGGCATGCAAG ATAGCCCTTCTTATCATACATCGAGGCTACAAAATGAACCCGCCATGTCCCCCGGTTGAATGTGCTCATATGTG GGGCCCTTCACTTGTGTCATGTTTGAAGGATTCTTCACTTCATAATTCTCTTAGGCAACCTGCTTTTGATCTTGTACAAACTATTATTGTGTCTGATGCTGCTGCCTTAATCACTGCATTGTTTAATAACCGTATACCTATGGGTATTGATAGAAGCTCTTCATTTGACTTGAATGATTGCGATGATGATGGCAATTATGGGTTTCATTTTTCCTCGGATGTTGAAGAAAATGATGATAGCTGCTGGAGGGAATTCAGTGTGCAGAATAAGATTACGTCTCAGGAGTACATAGGGTGGATGTGTATTCCCATGTTATGGATTGATGTTCTAGTTGACATTGATCCTTCAATCCTTCCAGAATCATTTTTAAAAGCGGTTTTCTGGTCCAGATTTCGTTTCACCATGGTAGAACCTGAAAGTAATGCAGAAATGACACTTGCTGTTAGATCCTGGCTTTCATCTTTAGCAACAGAGGTCTCCACTTCATTTGGGTGGAAAGTCCCAACTGGTTTTGATGATGGTGGAGGTGGGAAGGAATCAAAAAACTCGGTCAGAGTGTCAATTATGCATCTTCAGTTAATCAGAATATTTAAAAG GTTAACTGGACATTTTGTAGTTCAAATGGGGCAAGGGAAACTTCGGAAGCAGTGGACATGGGAACCAAGGATGGCAGAGAGTTTGATCCTTTCACTCTTCGATTCTAATGAT AGCGTAAGACAAGTAGGTAAATGCCTTTTGGAGCAAGTTTCTAATACAAAGGGTCTTGCATGTGGCTTAAAGTTCCTTTGCTCAAGTGGCTCTTCTATGTCAGCCACATTTTTAGGCTTGAAACATGCTCTGAAAGTG GTTCAATTGGATTCTGTTATATCAGAATTTCAGATTttacaacaatttttttttatcctgCGAAAATTGATTAAAGAAGAGGATTTACCTGATCCAGATTTATCtgaaaatttgaatataaaaaagtaCTCTTCTGGAGGTGGATTTCTGACACCGCCAGTGTTTAGTTCTTTGCCCATGCACATTGATGGGCCTTCGTCAAATATTGACTTAAAATTGCAGGAGAATTTCCGTTGCTTACTGTCAGAAGCTAGCTGGGCTTCCATTAGGAAGTGCCTGGTAGAAGGGAAAAGATTCATTGATTACAGTCTTTGTCAG ATGACTTGTGTCCGTGTACTCGAAATCCTCCCTGATGTCTTTGCAAGACTTTGTCAATCTCATAAAACAACATCCAGGGTTTCTAGAAAGATTGTGGAAAATGCATTGGACTTTGTATGGCTACATGATCTGATATATTGGGGGAGGTCCTCGCTTAAGGTTGTAGTTGTCTATTGGAAACGAACAGTAACTTCTCTGCTGACTCTGCTTAAGGAGTCTTGCAGTGACATATCTGCAATGACTTTGAGGGCTATTGAGAATCTGATTTCATGTG ATACTGTTAATGTTGATCAACTTATGGAACAAGTTTCACGACTTCATGTTTCATTATCTAAGGAAGTTTCTTCTGATGGTCGGATGCCCATTTTAGAACCCAAAGCTCTACTTTCTGAAGATTTGCCTTCTATGAAAAGATATTCAGATTCTGATGCGCTGGCTGTCAATGTAGAGGACACCAATATTCAAACCGCGGACTCAGTATCAGTAGCTAATAGGAATGAGACAAGCACAGTGATAGTTCTTTCAGACGATGAAGTAGACAGACAAATTTTACATCCTACGGCCATTAAACCAAGTGCTGATTCAGGTCATGTTCAGTTAGTTAGTCAGATAGTTGCTCCAACCCCTGACCAAAGCACTCTGGTAATTGACACAACAAAAGAGGAGTTTTATAACTTTAAGTCTTCAAGGGATCTATTGACCGAACAAAAGGATGTTTCAGATATAACTGACTTCACTGCCCAGGGGCAGGATTCTTGTAAATTAAAAGGCGAACCACCTGTTTCTTTCAAATTGAAAGGGCAAGATAATAAGAGAGATGGAATTAAgcccaaaattaaattaaaggatGCCTTCTCATCTGACTGTAAAGTCAGTTCTAAGAATTCTTTTGATGTGTCTGTCAGTGTTAGAACTGCGGATAAAACATGTCATAATCTGGTTTCTGAGAGTAGAGATTCAATTTTGAAAGAGATTGTATGCGATGCTAATGATGATCTATCTATGAGACAAAAACCCTCACTTTTAGAAAAGTTAAGTGTTTCTGGTCCAAAAAGGCAAGTTATCCAACTTCAAGCGCCTGCTGGAAATAGATTTGGAAGCTCACAGAGAATGGAGGCTGGAGTCAAAAGATTTAAGCCTCCAAGTCTTGATGATTGGTATAGACCTATTCtggaaataaattattttgaagcAGTGGGGTTAGCTTCAGCAAGTGAgaatgataatcagactgttgGTAGATTGAAGGAAGTTCCTGTGTGTTTCCAATCACCAGAACAGTATGTTGATGTTTTTCGGCCATTGGTTCTGGAGGAGTTTAAAGCACAGTTGAATGCTTCATTTATGGAGATGTCTTCATGGGACGACATGTATTATGGCAACCTGTCTGTTCTGTCAGTAGAGAGGGTTGATAATTTTCATCTTGTTCGTTTTGTCCATGACGATAGTGATTCTGCATCATCCAAAATCTTTTCGGAAAATGACCTTGTCTTGCTGACAAAAGAAGCTCCACAGAGTAATTTGCATGATGTTCATATGGTTGGGAAG GTTGAGAGACGCGAGAGAGATAACAAAAGAAGAGCAAGTATTCTTTTAATCAGGTTCTATTTTCTGAATGGATCTTCTCGTTTAAATCAAGCAAGGAGGCAACTACTTGAACGTAGTAAATGGCATGCAAGTCGTATTATGAGCATTACTCCTCAACTTCGAGAATTTCAGGTGCTATCATCAATAAAGGGTATTCCAATTCTTTCAGCTATTTTAAAACCTATCAATGATTCTCCGGGTTATAATGAATCAAGTCAGCTAGCTTTGGGTAGGCTTTCCCAGCCCTTGCAACAAGCATTAAAGGCATCTTTTAATGACAGCCAATTGGAAGCTATCCGTGTTGCTATTGGACTACGTAATTCGAAGAAAGATTTCGAATTATCTCTTATTCAGGGTCCTCCAG GGACTGGAAAGACCCGAACTATCGTGGCCATTGTTAGTGGGTTGCTTGCTTCACTACAAGGAACTAATGAAGCCAAGAATTCTCTAAATGGACGTCCAAAACAATTTAATGCTTCATGCACCATGAATTCAAGGCCAAAAATTAGCCAATCTGTTGTACTTGCAAAGGCATGGCAGGATGCTGCATTGGCTAGACAGTTGAATGAAGATGCAGGGAGGAATGAAAAATCATTGGCAGGATCTATGAAGCAAAGGGTGCTTATTTGTGCACAATCAAATGCTGCGGTTGATGAGTTGGTGTCGAGAATTACTAGTGGAGGTCTGTATGGCAGTGATGGGAAAATGTACAAGCCATATATTGTGAGGGTTGGTAATGCGAAGACAATTCATCAGAATTCGATTCCCTACTTTATCGATACACTTGTTGATCATCGCCTTTCAGAAGAGTTGATGAATTTGAGTCATGCTAAGAATGATTCTAGTACAGTTGCAGCATTACGTTCTAATCTGGAAAAGTTAGTGGACCGCATCAGATACTATGAGGCCACAAGAGCCAACTTGCAGGATGGAGATTTGGGCCTGAAACATTCTTTAGATGATGAAACCCTGAAAGGGGATGATGTAAAAGGCATGTCAGACGCTGAATTACATGTGAAGCTGCAAAAATTGTATGAACAGAAGAAACAGATTTTCAAAGATCTTAGTACAGCTCAGGCACATGAGAAGAAAACTAATGCAGAAATTAAGAATCTGAAACATAAGCTTCGGAAGTCGATATTAAAGGAAGCTGAAATAGTGGTGACTACATTAAGTGGGTGTGGTGGTGATCTCTATGGAGTTTGTTCCGAAACTATGTCAAGTTATAAGTTTGGGAATCCATCTGAGCATTCCCTTTTTGATGCAGTTATAATCGACGAAGCAGCTCAA GCTCTTGAACCTGCTACTTTGATTCCTCTTCAGCTCTTAAAGTCATATGGGACCAAATGTATCATG GTTGGCGATCCAAAACAGCTTCCTGCAACAGTCCTTTCTAATATCGCAAGCAAATTTCTTTACGAATGCAGTATGTTTGAGCGTTTGCAAAAGGCAGGTCATCCCGTAACCATGCTTACCAAACAG TATAGGATGCACCCAGAGATTTGCCGGTTTCCCTCCTTGCATTTTTATGATGGTAAGCTGCTCAATGGAGAGAATATGTCTACCAAGTTAGCATCATTTCATGAGACTGAGGGCCTTGGCCCTTATGCGTTCTATGATGTAATCGATGGCCAGGAACTTCGGGGTAAGAATTCTGCTGCGAGTTCTCTTTATAATGAGCGGGAGGCTGATGCTGCAGTTGAATTACTAAGATTCTTCAAGAAGAG TTATCCATTGGACTTTGAAGGTCACAGAATCGGTATCATAACACCATACAAGAGTCAACTTTCACATTTGCGTTCTCGCTTTTCTAGTGTGTTTGGATCTTCCGTTGTAGCTGATATGGAGTTTAATACTGTTGATGGTTTTCAAGGTCGGGAAGTTGACATATTGATACTCTCTACTGTTAGAGCAGCCAAGTCAGGTTCTCATGTAAATGGAGTGAACTCCAGTGGTATTGGATTTGTTGCTGATGTAAGGCGGATGAATGTTGCTCTGACAAGAGCCAAGCTCTCGCTTTGGATATTTGGTAACATGAGGACCTTGCAGTCAAACTTTAACTGGTCTGCTCTAATAAAAGATGCCAAAGAGAGAAACTTAGTGATCCCAGTTAAACGGCCGTACAATTCCTTTAGAACAGTTTTGATGGACGTTTGTCCTCTCGAAAATTCCAATAAGCATTCAAGGCATGCAAAACATACTGAAAATGTTAGAGAAACTGGCAAGTCTAGCAAACAAATGAAGCACAAGATGCAAGAAGTGGTTGAACGGAATCCAAAACATGTAGACGATAACAATAACATTTCAGCCAAAAAGAATATTGTCCATAATAGGAAAACAAGAGATAGAGATGATCATGATATTCCATCTGGTGATACAAATGGTGAGAACAGAATGTCAAAGAATTCCAAGTCTTCCAATTCAAGAGATTGTTTTAGGGACAGTGAAAATAAGTGCAGTGACAAAAGTGAGAAAAAACTAAATTCTGAGGATCCTCATAGGAGTAGGAAAAAGCATAGGAATTTCGAAGCGTCAACTTCTGCAGCTGAAGATAGTGTTAAAGGGATGGGAGTCGATGGCGGGGCTTCTGATTTAAAAGGTGCTTCTGAAGATTTGGTCTCAAAAAGGAAACAACAACGTCAGGCGGTAGATGCTATACTTTGTTCTTCTCTCATTTCTTCCAATAAGTCAGAACGATCAAAGAAAATAGTACCTACCAAAAGGCCGTTAAATCCTTCTTCAATTGTAAGGAGTGGTATCCGACCAGCCAAGACGAGAAAAG GTCCATCCGAACCCCCATCAGAATCATCTGCACAGCCAAAGAGCAGAAAATCTTATTTGGGGTAA